The Mus musculus strain C57BL/6J chromosome 2, GRCm38.p6 C57BL/6J genome has a window encoding:
- the Olfr342 gene encoding olfactory receptor 342 isoform X1 encodes MTCLLRDNESTVSEFILLGLPIRAEDQGLYSALFLAMYLTTMLGNLLIILLIRLDSHLHTPMYFFLSHLAFTDISFSSVTAPKMLMNMLTHSQSISYAGCVSQMYFYIVFADLENFLLTSMAYDRYVAICHPLHYTTIMSQSLCLFLVVVSWALSSGNALVHTLLLAKLSHFRNNTVPHYFCDLSAMLKLSSSDTTINELLILTLGTMVTIPPFICILVSYVRIGVTILRTPSIKGICKALSTCGSHLCVVSLYYGAIIALYFVPSSNNTNDKDVIVALMYTVVTPMLNPFIYSLRNRDMKGALRNVLSRRLCSQ; translated from the exons atgacctgtctattg AGAGATAATGAGAGTACTGTGTCTGAGTTCATCCTCCTGGGGCTCCCCATTCGAGCAGAGGACCAAGGCCTGTATTCTGCCTTGTTCCTGGCCATGTACCTGACAACTATGCTGGGGAACCTGCTCATCATCCTACTTATCAGGCTGGACTCTCACCTCcacacccccatgtacttcttccttagCCACTTGGCCTTCACGGACATCTCTTTCTCATCAGTCACAGCCCCAAAGATGCTCATGAATATGCTGACACATAGCCAATCTATCTCATATGCTGGGTGTGTTTCACAGATGTATTTTTACATAGTTTTTGCTGATCTTGAAAACTTTCTTCTGACATCCATGGCCTATGACAGGTATGTAGCCATCTGCCATCCTCTGCACTATACTACCATCATGAGTCAGAGCCTCTGTCTTTTTCTAGTAGTTGTGTCTTGGGCCTTATCTTCAGGCAATGCCCTTGTGCACACCCTTCTCTTGGCTAAACTATCTCACTTTAGAAACAATACCGTTCCGCACTACTTTTGTGACCTCTCTGCCATGCTGAAACTCTCCAGCTCAGACACCACCATCAATGAGTTGCTTATCCTTACTTTAGGTACTATGGTCACTATCCCACCATTCATATGCATTCTGGTCTCTTATGTCCGTATAGGTGTCACAATTCTGAGAACTCCCTCCATCAAGGGAATCTGCAAAGCCTTGTCCACATGTGGCTCTCACCTCTGTGTGGTTTCCTTGTACTATGGAGCCATAATTGCACTGTATTTTGTCCCCTCATCTAATAACACTAATGACAAGGATGTCATTGTGGCTTTGATGTACACTGTGGTCACCCCCATGCTGAATCCCTTTATTTATAGTTTGAGGAATCGGGATATGAAAGGAGCACTTAGAAATGTCCTCAGTAGGAGACTGTGCTCACAATGA
- the Olfr342 gene encoding olfactory receptor 342, protein MKRDNESTVSEFILLGLPIRAEDQGLYSALFLAMYLTTMLGNLLIILLIRLDSHLHTPMYFFLSHLAFTDISFSSVTAPKMLMNMLTHSQSISYAGCVSQMYFYIVFADLENFLLTSMAYDRYVAICHPLHYTTIMSQSLCLFLVVVSWALSSGNALVHTLLLAKLSHFRNNTVPHYFCDLSAMLKLSSSDTTINELLILTLGTMVTIPPFICILVSYVRIGVTILRTPSIKGICKALSTCGSHLCVVSLYYGAIIALYFVPSSNNTNDKDVIVALMYTVVTPMLNPFIYSLRNRDMKGALRNVLSRRLCSQ, encoded by the coding sequence aTGAAGAGAGATAATGAGAGTACTGTGTCTGAGTTCATCCTCCTGGGGCTCCCCATTCGAGCAGAGGACCAAGGCCTGTATTCTGCCTTGTTCCTGGCCATGTACCTGACAACTATGCTGGGGAACCTGCTCATCATCCTACTTATCAGGCTGGACTCTCACCTCcacacccccatgtacttcttccttagCCACTTGGCCTTCACGGACATCTCTTTCTCATCAGTCACAGCCCCAAAGATGCTCATGAATATGCTGACACATAGCCAATCTATCTCATATGCTGGGTGTGTTTCACAGATGTATTTTTACATAGTTTTTGCTGATCTTGAAAACTTTCTTCTGACATCCATGGCCTATGACAGGTATGTAGCCATCTGCCATCCTCTGCACTATACTACCATCATGAGTCAGAGCCTCTGTCTTTTTCTAGTAGTTGTGTCTTGGGCCTTATCTTCAGGCAATGCCCTTGTGCACACCCTTCTCTTGGCTAAACTATCTCACTTTAGAAACAATACCGTTCCGCACTACTTTTGTGACCTCTCTGCCATGCTGAAACTCTCCAGCTCAGACACCACCATCAATGAGTTGCTTATCCTTACTTTAGGTACTATGGTCACTATCCCACCATTCATATGCATTCTGGTCTCTTATGTCCGTATAGGTGTCACAATTCTGAGAACTCCCTCCATCAAGGGAATCTGCAAAGCCTTGTCCACATGTGGCTCTCACCTCTGTGTGGTTTCCTTGTACTATGGAGCCATAATTGCACTGTATTTTGTCCCCTCATCTAATAACACTAATGACAAGGATGTCATTGTGGCTTTGATGTACACTGTGGTCACCCCCATGCTGAATCCCTTTATTTATAGTTTGAGGAATCGGGATATGAAAGGAGCACTTAGAAATGTCCTCAGTAGGAGACTGTGCTCACAATGA